One window of the Synechococcus sp. CC9311 genome contains the following:
- a CDS encoding DUF6561 domain-containing protein, translating to MPGPVVKGVRKDGLPALDQATSMKEVLPFLPLLNEGTIKLILLSSGGVLMARLRNTTDPDGERAYQLIRPLSVIKASPNQPWELEPYLEGLTSQKNIVVYKAAVASILDPDPRLLQVYARNTSQECPPSETPVERLKRAFQEFTECIEDDL from the coding sequence ATGCCAGGGCCTGTGGTTAAAGGTGTTCGGAAGGACGGTCTGCCTGCCCTGGATCAGGCAACGTCCATGAAGGAGGTTCTCCCTTTTTTGCCACTCTTAAATGAGGGCACGATCAAATTGATCCTGTTAAGCAGTGGCGGTGTCTTAATGGCGCGGCTTAGAAATACAACGGATCCAGATGGCGAAAGGGCGTATCAATTGATTCGTCCACTCAGTGTGATCAAAGCCAGCCCCAATCAGCCTTGGGAATTAGAGCCTTACCTAGAGGGCTTGACGTCACAGAAAAATATTGTGGTTTACAAAGCTGCGGTGGCATCCATTCTTGATCCTGATCCTCGGCTTCTTCAGGTTTATGCACGTAATACGTCCCAAGAGTGTCCTCCTTCAGAGACACCTGTTGAGCGACTGAAGAGAGCTTTTCAAGAATTCACTGAATGCATTGAGGACGATTTGTAG
- a CDS encoding L,D-transpeptidase yields MGLKCTACVPGLPVALFASSLLVAAPALSRSQPTHLSMAVRHPVEGRVVLDLGRRQISVVREGQTLGPWPVAIGDPRTPTPSGVFKVENMMMNPQYQSTKSGKLHPKRGPQSPLGHRWIGFLRSGPNQFGIHGTPWPHWVKTRAAVSNGCVRMLNAHVQQLYDHVEVGMAVEIKR; encoded by the coding sequence ATGGGTCTCAAATGCACTGCCTGCGTTCCTGGTCTTCCGGTGGCGTTGTTCGCCTCCTCTTTGCTTGTGGCGGCTCCTGCTCTGTCTCGATCTCAGCCCACCCATTTGTCGATGGCTGTTCGTCATCCAGTGGAGGGGCGTGTTGTGTTGGACCTGGGCCGAAGGCAAATCAGCGTTGTGCGGGAGGGGCAGACCCTGGGCCCATGGCCGGTAGCGATTGGTGATCCCAGGACCCCCACACCTTCTGGGGTGTTCAAGGTCGAGAACATGATGATGAATCCTCAGTACCAGAGCACCAAGTCAGGAAAGTTGCATCCCAAGCGCGGTCCTCAAAGCCCGTTAGGACATCGCTGGATTGGTTTCCTACGGAGTGGACCGAATCAATTTGGCATTCATGGCACTCCCTGGCCCCATTGGGTGAAAACCAGAGCAGCCGTATCCAACGGCTGTGTGCGCATGTTGAATGCGCATGTTCAACAGCTCTATGACCACGTGGAAGTGGGGATGGCTGTAGAAATTAAGCGTTGA
- the hemC gene encoding hydroxymethylbilane synthase has translation MALEHLRIASRRSQLAMVQTNWVKAELEKAHPGLAISVEAMATQGDKILDVALAKIGDKGLFTKELEAQMLVGRAEIAVHSLKDLPTNLPEGLMLGCITEREDPADALVVNSKNAEYTLETLPEGSIVGTSSLRRLAQLRYHYPHLQFKDVRGNVITRLEKLDSGNYDCLILAAAGLSRLGFGDRIHQSIPGNISLHAVGQGALGIECVCDRPEVMELIQVLNHAPTSARCLAERAFLRVLEGGCQVPIGVNTQIEGDTIQLTGMVASLDGKRLIRDEQAGPLADPEAVGRDLAHKLKDQGAGEILQEIFEMERGQ, from the coding sequence ATGGCCCTCGAGCATCTGCGCATCGCCTCACGCCGCAGCCAGCTGGCCATGGTTCAGACCAATTGGGTCAAAGCAGAACTTGAAAAAGCTCACCCCGGTCTTGCCATATCTGTTGAAGCAATGGCAACCCAAGGCGACAAAATCCTCGACGTTGCCTTAGCAAAGATCGGAGACAAAGGCTTATTCACCAAAGAGCTGGAAGCTCAAATGCTGGTGGGCCGTGCCGAGATCGCCGTTCACTCCCTGAAAGACCTCCCTACAAATCTTCCCGAGGGGCTGATGCTGGGGTGCATCACCGAACGGGAAGACCCCGCGGATGCCTTAGTGGTGAACAGCAAAAACGCTGAGTACACACTTGAGACACTGCCGGAGGGTTCCATTGTTGGAACAAGCTCTCTACGGCGCCTAGCCCAACTGCGCTACCACTATCCGCATCTTCAATTCAAAGACGTTCGCGGAAACGTCATTACACGGCTTGAGAAGCTCGACTCAGGCAATTACGACTGTTTGATTCTTGCCGCAGCTGGACTCAGTCGACTCGGCTTCGGCGATCGAATTCACCAGAGCATCCCTGGGAACATCTCCCTTCACGCGGTGGGACAAGGAGCTCTAGGGATTGAATGCGTTTGCGATCGCCCCGAAGTGATGGAGCTGATTCAAGTTCTAAATCATGCACCAACCTCAGCCCGCTGCTTAGCGGAACGCGCATTCCTGAGAGTTCTTGAAGGCGGCTGCCAAGTGCCAATCGGCGTCAACACTCAAATTGAGGGAGACACCATCCAACTCACAGGAATGGTGGCCAGCCTTGATGGCAAACGGCTTATCCGTGACGAGCAGGCTGGCCCCCTAGCCGACCCTGAAGCGGTGGGACGAGACCTCGCCCATAAGCTCAAGGATCAAGGAGCCGGAGAGATCCTTCAAGAGATCTTTGAGATGGAGCGAGGCCAGTAA
- a CDS encoding inorganic diphosphatase, giving the protein MANLDQAPSRSMPNLLHVLPAFADEADLRLNTIVELNSNTINKYELITETGHLKLDRVGYSSLAYPFAYGCIPRTWDEDGDPLDIEIVNVTEPLIPGSIVEARIIGIMTFDDGGEVDDKVIAVLADDKRVDHIKSFEDLGEQWKKETTYYWEHYKDLKKPGTCTVNGFFGTEKAVEIIKSCEARYMADIDPKLVD; this is encoded by the coding sequence ATGGCCAATCTCGACCAGGCTCCAAGCCGCAGCATGCCCAACTTGCTTCATGTGCTGCCGGCCTTTGCTGATGAGGCTGATCTACGCCTCAACACCATCGTGGAACTCAACTCCAACACGATCAACAAGTACGAGCTCATTACGGAAACAGGTCATCTCAAGCTGGATCGGGTTGGTTACTCCTCTCTGGCTTACCCCTTTGCCTATGGCTGTATCCCTCGCACCTGGGATGAGGATGGAGACCCTCTCGATATTGAGATCGTGAATGTGACCGAACCCTTAATTCCGGGGTCGATTGTGGAAGCAAGAATCATTGGGATTATGACCTTTGATGATGGTGGTGAGGTTGATGACAAGGTGATCGCCGTTTTGGCCGATGACAAGCGTGTTGATCACATCAAGAGCTTCGAAGACCTTGGTGAGCAATGGAAGAAGGAAACCACTTACTACTGGGAGCACTACAAGGATTTGAAGAAGCCAGGAACATGCACGGTGAATGGGTTTTTTGGTACCGAAAAAGCTGTGGAGATCATCAAGAGCTGCGAAGCTCGCTACATGGCTGACATTGACCCCAAGTTGGTTGACTGA